Genomic window (Carassius auratus strain Wakin unplaced genomic scaffold, ASM336829v1 scaf_tig00216447, whole genome shotgun sequence):
GATTTGTTCTTGGCCatgattaatcattattatttgcatccaaaataaatgtttttgtgtatataatatatgtgtgtactgtgtatatttattatgtttatataaatacacacatgcatgtatttaagaaaaaacttttgattgtatataatatatatatatatatatatatatatatatatatatatatatatatatatatatatatatatatatatatatatatataaatgtaaatacatgttaatatataacattatttacaaaagataatgaaacaaaaaaaaaaacttaaagagtatgttatttttgcttttcttgtgtttatgttttgctGTGACTTACTTGAGGAATTTATTCTATATCACATGTCTATGTTTCCATCAGGGTGATCAAGGACAAGCTGGGCCACCTGGACCTCCAGGCCCTCCTGGAGCACCCGGTGCAAGAGGGCCCCCAGGAAACACAGGGAAGGACGGTCCCCGCGGCCCACCGGGAGAACCAGTAAGACGCTCCGCTCATTTTACCTGCTTCTGTGATGCCTTAAAAAATACACGTTTCCTTTTTTAAAAGGGTCATCTCTTGAATATTGTTCAGGCTAAAACAGGATTATTTGAATCTTTTCTAAATGCTCAAATATAACAACTCAAATCAAATCACGAACAGACTATACCTATACCAGGTCCAGTCAAGGCAAATACATTTTGCATAACCTCTGAAAGATATTGACAGATCTTATTCTCTTAATTTACTTTAAAGTTAGTTTCATAAATTATGTGTGCATTTTCATAAATGATAAGTGCATTCACAGTGGCCTGAAAAAAGAGga
Coding sequences:
- the LOC113098240 gene encoding collagen alpha-1(XXIII) chain-like isoform X4, coding for MGRRGDPGPPGKPGRDGYPGPLGLDGKPGIPGPKGSQGLPGPKGDKGDQGDTGPRGDQGQAGPPGPPGPPGAPGARGPPGNTGKDGPRGPPGEPVRRSAHFTCFCDALKNTRFLF